In Pithys albifrons albifrons isolate INPA30051 chromosome 6, PitAlb_v1, whole genome shotgun sequence, a single genomic region encodes these proteins:
- the CREB3L1 gene encoding cyclic AMP-responsive element-binding protein 3-like protein 1 isoform X2, whose protein sequence is MDSILEPFAAERLFPAAGAGFLDFSDFSEADFLSNVHFSENLDHFSDNMEDFSNDLFSSFFDDPVLAEKNPLLDMDLDPPTPGIQAEHSYSLSGDSAPQSPLVPVKTEDNANELENGVWSLGPKLCSIMVKQEQNLALDLPESQLAASSIPVLNLNPLQRLPVPEEIPIEMTPAPVIKAEPKEVNQFLNVPTVDDLVQMPPTPPSSHGSDSDGSQSPRSLPPSSPARPAARSSTAISSSPLLTAPHKLQGTSGPLLLTEEEKRTLIAEGYPIPTKLPLTKAEEKALKRVRRKIKNKISAQESRRKKKEYVECLEKKVETYTTENNELWKKVETLENANRTLLQQLQKLQALVAGKVSRPYKMASTQTGTCLMVLALCFVLILGSLMPCLPEFSSASQTVKATPAPDIYTTIQSRSLLFYDQGASSLEESYSSFLTMDHPEGWEAEKRQSEEGRPHLDRTHETAKYLSKTQLEGPDQNRTDPTLTHLKEQFHERETSSSETTEFL, encoded by the exons CATTTCTCAGAGAACCTGGATCACTTCTCTGACAACATGGAGGATTTCTCCAATGACCTCTTCAGCAGTTTCTTCGATGACCCAGTACTGGCTGAAAAGAACCCATTGCTGGACATGGACCTGGATCCACCCACTCCAGGCATCCAGGCAGAGCACAGCTATTCCCTCAGTGGAGACTctgctccccagagcccccttGTGCCTGTCAAGACTGAAGATAATGCTAATG AGCTGGAGAATGGAGTGTGGTCGCTGGGGCCAAAGCTCTGCTCCATCATGGTGAAACAGGAACAGAACCTGGCTCTAGACCTGCCTGAGTCCCAGCTAGCTGCCAGCTCCATACCAGTGCTGAACCTCAACCCTCTGCAGCGACTGCCAGTCCCCGAGGAG ATTCCCATAGAAATGACTCCAGCACCTGTGATCAAAGCTGAACCCAAAGAGGTGAACCAGTTTCTAAATGTACCTACAG TTGATGACCTGGTGCAGATGCCTCCAACTCCACCCAGCAGCCACGGCAGTGACAGCGATGGATCTCAGAGCCCTCGgtccctgcctccctccagcccagcccggcctgCTGCTCGCTCTTCTACTGCCATCTCCTCTTCACCTCTCCTCACAGCACCACAC AAATTACAAGGAACCTCTGGTCCGCTGCTCTTGACCGAAGAGGAGAAACGCACCTTGATTGCTGAGGGTTACCCCATTCCTACCAAGCTGCCCCTCaccaaagcagaggagaaagcactgaagagagtcagaagaaaaatcaagaacAAG ATCTCTGCTCAGGAGAGTcgcaggaaaaagaaagagtatGTGGAGTGTCTAGAGAAAAA GGTTGAGACATacacaacagaaaacaatgaACTCTGGAAAAAAGTGGAGACCTTAGAAAACGCAAACAG GACTCTCCTCCAGCAGTTACAGAAGCTACAGGCTCTGGTAGCTGGGAAAGTCTCCAGACCTTATAAAATGGCTTCCACACAGACCGGCACCTGTCTAATG GTGCTGGCACTCTGCTTCGTTCTGATCCTGGGGTCCCTGATGCCCTGTCTCCCCGAGTTCTCTTCGGCATCACAAACAGTGAAAGCAACACCAGCACCAGACATTTACACAACCA TTCAGTCACGGAGCCTCCTTTTCTATGATCAGGGTGCTAGCTCCTTAGAAGAGAGCTATAGCTCCTTCCTAACTATGGACCATCCTGAGGGGTGGGAGGCTGAAAAAAGGCAGTCTGAGGAGGGAAGGCCTCATCTGGACAGGACACATGAGACAGCCAAATATCTGAGCAAAACCCAGCTGGAGGGTCCTGACCAGAACCGAACTGACCCAACTCTCACCCACCTCAAAGAGCAATTCCATGAGAG GGAGACGAGCTCCAGTGAGACAACTGAATTCTTGTAG
- the CREB3L1 gene encoding cyclic AMP-responsive element-binding protein 3-like protein 1 isoform X1, protein MDSILEPFAAERLFPAAGAGFLDFSDFSEADFLSNVHFSENLDHFSDNMEDFSNDLFSSFFDDPVLAEKNPLLDMDLDPPTPGIQAEHSYSLSGDSAPQSPLVPVKTEDNANELENGVWSLGPKLCSIMVKQEQNLALDLPESQLAASSIPVLNLNPLQRLPVPEEIPIEMTPAPVIKAEPKEVNQFLNVPTVDDLVQMPPTPPSSHGSDSDGSQSPRSLPPSSPARPAARSSTAISSSPLLTAPHKLQGTSGPLLLTEEEKRTLIAEGYPIPTKLPLTKAEEKALKRVRRKIKNKISAQESRRKKKEYVECLEKKVETYTTENNELWKKVETLENANRTLLQQLQKLQALVAGKVSRPYKMASTQTGTCLMVLALCFVLILGSLMPCLPEFSSASQTVKATPAPDIYTTSKIQSRSLLFYDQGASSLEESYSSFLTMDHPEGWEAEKRQSEEGRPHLDRTHETAKYLSKTQLEGPDQNRTDPTLTHLKEQFHERETSSSETTEFL, encoded by the exons CATTTCTCAGAGAACCTGGATCACTTCTCTGACAACATGGAGGATTTCTCCAATGACCTCTTCAGCAGTTTCTTCGATGACCCAGTACTGGCTGAAAAGAACCCATTGCTGGACATGGACCTGGATCCACCCACTCCAGGCATCCAGGCAGAGCACAGCTATTCCCTCAGTGGAGACTctgctccccagagcccccttGTGCCTGTCAAGACTGAAGATAATGCTAATG AGCTGGAGAATGGAGTGTGGTCGCTGGGGCCAAAGCTCTGCTCCATCATGGTGAAACAGGAACAGAACCTGGCTCTAGACCTGCCTGAGTCCCAGCTAGCTGCCAGCTCCATACCAGTGCTGAACCTCAACCCTCTGCAGCGACTGCCAGTCCCCGAGGAG ATTCCCATAGAAATGACTCCAGCACCTGTGATCAAAGCTGAACCCAAAGAGGTGAACCAGTTTCTAAATGTACCTACAG TTGATGACCTGGTGCAGATGCCTCCAACTCCACCCAGCAGCCACGGCAGTGACAGCGATGGATCTCAGAGCCCTCGgtccctgcctccctccagcccagcccggcctgCTGCTCGCTCTTCTACTGCCATCTCCTCTTCACCTCTCCTCACAGCACCACAC AAATTACAAGGAACCTCTGGTCCGCTGCTCTTGACCGAAGAGGAGAAACGCACCTTGATTGCTGAGGGTTACCCCATTCCTACCAAGCTGCCCCTCaccaaagcagaggagaaagcactgaagagagtcagaagaaaaatcaagaacAAG ATCTCTGCTCAGGAGAGTcgcaggaaaaagaaagagtatGTGGAGTGTCTAGAGAAAAA GGTTGAGACATacacaacagaaaacaatgaACTCTGGAAAAAAGTGGAGACCTTAGAAAACGCAAACAG GACTCTCCTCCAGCAGTTACAGAAGCTACAGGCTCTGGTAGCTGGGAAAGTCTCCAGACCTTATAAAATGGCTTCCACACAGACCGGCACCTGTCTAATG GTGCTGGCACTCTGCTTCGTTCTGATCCTGGGGTCCCTGATGCCCTGTCTCCCCGAGTTCTCTTCGGCATCACAAACAGTGAAAGCAACACCAGCACCAGACATTTACACAACCAGTAAGA TTCAGTCACGGAGCCTCCTTTTCTATGATCAGGGTGCTAGCTCCTTAGAAGAGAGCTATAGCTCCTTCCTAACTATGGACCATCCTGAGGGGTGGGAGGCTGAAAAAAGGCAGTCTGAGGAGGGAAGGCCTCATCTGGACAGGACACATGAGACAGCCAAATATCTGAGCAAAACCCAGCTGGAGGGTCCTGACCAGAACCGAACTGACCCAACTCTCACCCACCTCAAAGAGCAATTCCATGAGAG GGAGACGAGCTCCAGTGAGACAACTGAATTCTTGTAG